Genomic segment of Malania oleifera isolate guangnan ecotype guangnan chromosome 7, ASM2987363v1, whole genome shotgun sequence:
CTTCCAAACACCCAACCATATTAACATTcgtattcaaaatttgaaaccAGCCTCACTACCCAGAATGAAACTGCTAACCATTTCAGCAAATCTTTGATGGTTTGAGGCAATGTTCAAGCACTtccatcaatggttccttcaatAAATTAAACCCGAGAGCAACCTCTGAAAAATctagccaaaccgttgacggtttcctaCAGTGTGCTAATTCTACTATGTTCTTATCCTTTGTGTATATCATCCACTCAAAGATATAAGCCAcaacacacaacacacacacacacacaaagagagagagagagagagagagcgagagagagagagagagagagagagagagagagagagagagagagagagagagagagagagagagagagagagagagagagaaagagaattcaCAGAGGAGAGAAAAAAATGGAAGAGTAATGGGGTACATGCCACCTCCATATAGTGACACATGTTCCGTTTTGGGGCCAAATATTTTAGGGGTGACGTGTATTAGCTCTGAGGGGGGTTTATCCTAACAAGATCCCTTCGTTtgaaggtcttattagacattcttaatcgcactttgattttcatttttcttttaaattttatttatttatttatttatttatttatttatttatttatttatttttattcatttatttattttgtttatttgtttgtttacttATTTAGTTGTTCAGTTCAAAGGAATTATTTAAAGACCATTGGTTTctatttagggataattcatgactaattaggtaccgttcatagaacagatgtgtagggggtgctgataccttcTCCTCACATAACTGTACTCCCAATCCAAACTCTGGTAGAGCAGACTAAGACTACTGGTTCTTTGGCCTAGGATTAGTCTAAAGACTAACAGGATTAAGGGTGctggtgttgactttttgagtctgatccctattttgatgatgacaaagcaCCAGTGTCTTATCTATGCGTTGAGTGCTTGTACAGGTTTTTATTTTGGCACgcacataagacaaagggaaatggaagttaGAAGCACTTAAAGAGAACATACTACTggtgcattccatgaagacaaaagagaaatgaggaaaagaaggcatatttattttaattgtatatgcatttattttttattttttggtctgtaataatgcatgcatctgcatgatatgacttgaatgctcaaatgaccatagactgaccttagggcacctaaagtttaaccaaaaacccttttcataaaaattaaaatgaaacaaAGGTTTTGGAACAGTTTTAGGTAACTTCGGTTGACCGGCgttgggtttttaggcttaattcaaaagtctcagtcgaccgagccctttAGTAGAAAtcagcttggtcgactgaaccagcccTAAGCCAAAGTTTGActtacccggtcgaccaaacatatGGCAATATAAATatcacggtcgaccgaacggtCAAAAGTCAACATTTGACTTCATGGTTGACCGTTTTGTTTTGAACGTAtattcctcggtcgaccgaaccaacacaTGTCtaacaccccaactacttggtcgaccaaacttataatTCATTTTggccatggtcgactgaaccatatgagcggtcaaccaaaccttagccacggtcgaccaaacctacaaaGGGTTTAACATCGCCCTAAAACGGTAGACCAAATCcgtagttcaaaattgacacagtcaaccgaacctattaatatggtcgactgaaccttgaatatggccgaccgaacctctagggttggaaatttttaaagggctaaaatgtcattaacttttagttaaacttttttaaaatactgagcatgtctccaacggtcataattttcagaaaatctataaataccccctcataactctagattagtaactttgattaacttaaATTTTCTCTccaatccattgttaatcaaagttcccccaaaacattttttagttttataatcattcttttggggcaaaattttttatccaaacCTCTTCAAATCTCTTCTATGCTTttacttcaaaattatttttgaggagagtattttatttagggcattttacctgtacatactctcacttgttctttatgttctaaaaatcatttcctcaaagtattgcttgcatttttcctgattatttctttaataaacattcttgggagaaaatatttattgcacaaatctTTTTGAACTTAAACTCTAGATTCTCTAAAtacttttattttcaaatatctttttttttagaacataataatcatcttatatattcatatgttttatttgtgcattaattatgTAGATAAGCACCCCtcctctattgagcataaatcatatcataagaaagtgcatatatttgagcttAAACATATACATCTTTGTTTGTATTTTCAGAAAcactattatgtacaaaaattatttttattgcatCGGTCGGGTTTATCCCGGAATTAAACTGGAGAGTCTGAACCTCGTAAGTAAGTCCAATTCAGTTCAGcccaaaattgaactggggagtctcagccccataagtgagacaagttgggttcagccttgtaattgagttagggttttcctcgtcccgtaaggagaggatgtaaacgacttctgttccgcccgtttaagtgagcaggtttagtggaatccttggaagGTAtgtctaaggcgaggacgtaagttgGTTTaaccgaatctcgataacatatcttcaGTATGTGtgtgcttgttcatttatggttataattatttgcatgcacatttttatttaaatgagatatattgcACGTGCATGTTCATACttataacttaatcatttttcatacatgttattatattgaatgggatatgatatgtggtgaatcagcgtaaatgtttaatttaaccaaaatattttcaaaacccaattcaccctccccctcttgggtcacaccaattccaacagctGGGAGGATGAATAGTTATGTGGCCATTCGTAGCACTAGacacattaaaaattaaatagtatGAAGAAGGATTGATGGAGGTATTTTggatattttataatattttaggatatagaaggaatttaaaattaaaaatgaagaacaaataaaggataacttaggtattttaaaaattggcACACAAGGACTATCAAAAATTTTCATTGTCTTGTAGAAGTAGTTTAATtctgattgaaaaaaaaaaaatcaattatatCACAATGCAAATAATATATTTTGTTGCATAAAAATACCTATAAAGAGTAAAAATCATCTTTAAGTAGTGACATCATCAGTGAGTTAATCCATACGTAGGTATCAATTGACAATTTATTTTGCAATTTAATTTCGAATTAAAAAAATTACCCTTGCTAGGTAGCTTGTATTAAAGAGCACCCAAAATCATTTATTTATCACTTGCTTATACCTAAATTCAAATAGTGACATGGAAATTAATTAGTAAGAAAATGACAACTTTAAATGATTTCATTGAGACAACTTTAAGACGTGTGTGTCACTCAAGTATCTTGAAATGAATGAATTTTCCTTGCTAACAAATTGATGTTTTGCCTAATTTTCCTACTCTCAACTTTTAAAGTTTAACTTAGATATACGGGTTTCCAAGTACCCTTACGTTGATGGGACGTTATAAAATGAATATACCCACACgtataaaagataaaaatttatCACGACagattacaatttttttttccccattcCAATTGATTCTAAAATAAATTTTGGGATAGAAGACATTAACTTCCtttaaaatttgacaaaaagatattaattttccctgaagttttaaaattcaaaaatcctcccccaaagtttcaaaaatatcacatacttcccttgaaatttgtcaaaaagacacaaacttctGCCTTGTCTTTTTTAAAAGTATAAGAGAAGGATTATacttttctttccaaatttcaaGAAAggttcctaaaatttttaaaatatgaggtgaatgaaatttttaaaacctcacgCAATATACTAATCTTTTTATCAAACCTTAGATAAGGTAAATGTCTTTTGCactaaattttaatgattttaaatttaaatctcTCTCTAAAAAAGAAACGAGGTAAATAAAAGAATTATATGCGTTTGAAATATGAATTTAatactttaaatttaaatttaaatgagggtaaaatttaatataattttactatatttaatctaaatttacataaattcaaattaaatctctcccaaacaaaagaaaattaaatttccATTAAGTCTTGTCCAAGTTCTCCAACTGGAGAACAGCCGGGTAAGGTCCATGCCAGAGCAGAAGATTGAGAGCTGAAGAGTGCCCCACCGGATTATGGGAGTTTGGGGCAGCTGAAAAAAAGGAAACTGTACTTTCACTAGCAAGGGAATCCTCTCAAGTTTCAACTGCTtagccacacacacacaaagaaaagaaaagaaagaaactaccATAGCCAACACCCTCTGGTAACCTCCAGTGCATTTTTTTGTCCAAGATTGTAGGTCATATAGGAGAACTCGGCAGGTTCACTGTTCAGGTCAACAATTGGCCACAAATTTTTTCTAACTCTTTGCATATAAATTGGTACAGTTACTAATTGAAGCAACAATTTTTGCAGGAATCAATCCCCATAACTTTCATTGCTAGGCCACCCTTTATCTGCCTGCAACTTTACAAACTGGGCTAGAAGCTTGATCTCCCCTTCCTGTAGACGGGGCCCAAATGTGCATTGGCCCCGTGGCGTGCAATTCTCCCCAAATCCCTGTGGAAATCAGATCAAATACTGCACTCAACCAGCATCAAACATTAGAGTAAAAGAATAACCTACTGGCATTCTTCCCTTGCCGTAATATGTAACCCGATATATCTCCTCTTCTGAGGCAACCCTGTTTCTGTGAAAGCAACAAATCAATTAAAAATGAAAGCAGCTATCAGCCCTATTGTTTGCATGAGTTCCAACAAAGTGCAGGAAATGAACTTAATGATAGAGGAAAAATAccacaattaattaatttagaatgTTTCTTCCTCCCAACATACAACTAAGTAGTTTGTATTTAGTCACCTTTCTAGATCATCGATGAAAAGTGTTGCACCctaggaagaagaggaagaattCAAGAAGAAACTGTGAATTAGAGAGGTTATGCGTTAAGAGGGAGGGACTATCTGGTTTGATAAGCTGAGACTGAGAGAGACTCACGGGTTGTATTATGTTTCCACCTCCATCATGACATCCAATGCAGGCTCGATGAAACAGTGCAGCTCCTCTCCGTACATCTGTGGTTTGTCCAAGAGACACTGCACATGCAAGAAGTAACTAGAAGAAACTTGGTACCCAGTCACTAGGACTTAGTTTTCAGTTATGTGAataattatttatgaaaatgccAATGTGATTGCCAAGTGTCATGGACCGACCATTTTCACACCTTGTACgggctagctaaagcactcttgcttaactaaccaacctatcgtttaccaacattcatccacaaaacactttcattagcattcaatcaaatggcagcagaacaataagcaatcatgaaagcagtggcaaacaaaaagtaaacattgaagcaacgcaattcattaacacctccgttgacattgagTGTTTAGCAAGGAagacaagtaggctaaacacgctgacaatagctagtgagtattacaagactgatgaacactcaccctcccctaaagaggtttttatgtaaatatcaACCTGATACTAGGAAACATAAAAGtaaccgaggagtcatactgccttatttggcatataaATACACTACTAGTAACCCTacactaatatttacatgatgaaaaTTCATCCTAaacacacgagacaagcggtcacaggcaagcataatgccctaaacaagcttagctcgtgacactcccccacttatgcgatAGATGCCCTTATAGACTTTGGCGCTAGGTatacttcaactttgtccatgaacGGTTGCATATCTTTCGCAGAAATCCAACTGATTTCTTTACCACCATggctttccacttcactaggaactcctaccacttcttccttgaggatatgaactttctatctgcaaAGACATCTTCAACATCACGTCTATCAGgtggcactgtcttcaactctgctctgtttgactgacttctacTCAGATCTTCAGTGTCAgcgttgaacggcttgaggcagctaATGTGAAACATATAATGCATTTGAAGTGCAGCAGTCTTCTCCCCTgatttgcccacttcttcatccgcttagAAACTTTCTCTAGATAGGCTCAGGCAAACTCTGCACTCTGTCTCCATTCTCTAATGAAGATGTATGCCCtaggactctttcctctgtacggctcgcccactatgtgaggtaacagcggttgctggcctgtaacaagttCAAAAGGGCTCTTATTGGCTATTGAGCTCCTTTGAGCATTGCAATAGAACGgaaccacatcaagtagttgcacccaattcttctggttgtcgttgatgaaatggcgcaagtactcttccagtagctctctgaatctcttcgtTTGTCCGTCTAACTGTTGGCGAttactcgaagagatgtcaagatgtgaaccgaggaacttgaaaaattctatCAAGAAGTTGTCAATGAATCTTAAGTCTCGGTCACAAccaataacttggggaacaccccaatatttcacaacattcacaaggaataattgtgtcgtctcctctgcggaacaatactttggtgcggctatgaacgtaccatacttcgaaaacctgtcTACAACCACAATCATAGACCCTGCATCTCTCACTCTGGGCAGGTTGGTAACaaagtccaatgagacactttcccacgatTTGGACAATACTGATAGGGGCTCCCATAGCCGTGCAATCTTCCTCCAcgcccccttgtcttgttggcaagtccGGGTAAAATTAATCACATCATCCcacatgtgcggccaataatacctctacTCTAGTAgttctgtcattggagtcattctccgcgaatacccctctacgaacttcctACAATAGTTGGTATGACCAAGAAAGCAACgaaactccttcactgtcgtggggatcttccattcttgaatcatccttaccttctctatacccctccggatatgaccttgttcaaccacatgaccaaggaattggttgctccactgagcgaaagagcacttctctttcttctcaTATAGATTGTTTCCCCTCAgcttgtcgaacaccttccgtaggtgctcttcatgtttcctctgaaacaataCCGATACTCccaatggtgctttggaagggcaaacacatcccgcttccaattcatcaagctatttccccaactctactatctttGTAGGCGccatccgacatggccctttagcaggtggtttcactcctagtgacaactcgatctcttgctccacagccCATTGTGCAGGCAAGTTGTGAGGCAACTTATCCAGCATCACCTCTTTATACTCAttcaacaccgcttggatggtcgtaggaaCCAACTCTTGGTCTACTTGTTCAtctaccaccaccatggctagaTGTGTTTGCTCACCCTTTCTCAATCCCTTATTGAGTTATATgactgaaagggacttcccaaCATCTCCTTTCATTGCagcgacttgcaccatgcacgagtgatctcccatcagacataggaAACCAGcagaaggcatcagcactgccttcgtcccccttaggaactccattcctagaatgactggaaagttaTCCAATGGCACGGTTGTGAAAttgcatgaccttcccactatccaagtttcacagtcacttgcttggctactcccagagtaggctgagCTACAgacctgtatccttctctaaggataagttgagtctccatgcttccggttgtgaaacaaaattatgagtagcctgAGTATCTACCATAGCGCAactactcttcccatttatcctcaagtccacaaacattagccctTTTGCTCATTTAACTTTCGGTGCTTTCACCTGCTTTTTCGATGCGTTTACCTACCGCATTGCAcgcaccctcggggcatcatcctcttcctcctcgctttccactGCTCGTCCTAAAGTgcaagcttgtaaggcattgagcaATCTCTTGTGTGGGCACTCACTAAATCTATGAGGGCCACCgcacaagtagcacgaaattttacttTTCCCCTTTTCATTGGGCATGTTGAACCCTTTATACAacgaaacttcctttgaggtcgatgctttatagtcggctcccccactcttgggtttgtctttcttgaaagactttccattgtttccctctccgccaaaccctttggacgaagcggtattaTCAGCAGCCTAGTCAATCAAGCattctgcagcagcttgtgcaaTAGACAAGTCTtcaactctttgcctatgaagttcagttcttgcccacggttcatcccctcaagaaaatagaacaacttgtccttgtCCAACATGTCACTGATgtccaacatcaaagcaaaaattgtttcacataatCCTTGATTGACCCactatgcttgaggtctctcaacTTCTTCctagcattatactcaacattctcaagaaagaattgggccttgagttctctcttcaagtctgcccaattaTCCACTACATAGGCTTCGATTTCAATCTCATTGTACTTAGTacaccaccacagtttggcatcaccaatgattacgcatcaaaactgcgtaattgggcatcttaacccggactttatggtttatatatttaattaaatgtctaaaattgtccaatattttaataaagtgccaaaattatcattcttgaactttattacactatttataaagttttggtaattttttgtcgcaggaaaattcccggaaaccaaaaccgacaccagttcgtatttcgtgcataacttttccgtctgagctccaattgagacgattcaaatttctggagaaagaggaaaggattatctacaactttcgtgttttgagttttgtgagaaacggtctccagaagagtcagatttacGATGAACGgagaatgaaaaaatataacaattcgggtcggGTTGGACAATTCAAGTCGTGActtcacggatcctagggcagcgcatccccctcccctttatattttattcttcttctcctttcctcaGACCAGCCCCCGGAGGCCCCCTCTCTTTCCCTTGGCTCCccattcttttcttcttcttcttcttcttcttctttagtttgtttttttgtttttttcaattctgctttgctccttctctgtttccctttccttctcCCCCTGTTCTTCCTTAGCTCTGCCTTTCCCTATCCTCTTCCTTGCCCTTTGTTCCAATCCTCCATCAAACCCTCTGCTGCCCAGCCTGTTGAAGCTCTCCCACggctagccgactccatagcaggaccaccaaagcccAGCAGCAATCTGCTGCACAGCAGAGACCAGCAGCACCGAGCCTCTTCTGCAGGCCAAACCAGCAGTAGTCTGCTGCTAAGAACACAGCACCGGAGCTCCTTTGTTCTTCCAACCGCTGTTTCATCTACCCGAGGCTATCCCCTTGCTGCTGCcaacgccaaaaacttgactcactcgaaaaatgagcagctggGGCTCTTCTCGGATGTTCTGGTGCTGGCAACAGCAAAGGGATAGCCTCGGGTAGATGAAACAGCGGTTGGAAGAACAGAGGAGCTCCGGTGCTGTGTTCTTAGCAGCAGACTGCTGCTGGTTTGGCTTGCAGAAGAGGCTCGGTGCTGCTGGTCTCTGCTGTCCTCTGCTGTGCCGCAGATTGCTGCTGGGCTTTGGTGgccctgctatggagtcggctagccGTGGGAGAGCTTCAGCAAGCTGGGCAACAGAGGGTCTGATGGAGGACTGGAACAAAGGGCAAGGAAGAGGATAGGTAAAGGCAGAGCTAAGGAAGAACAGGGGgagaaggaaagggaaacagagaaggagCAGAGCAgaattgaaaaaaacaaaaaaacaaactaaagaagaagaagaagaagaagaagaagaaaagaatggGGAGCCAAGGGAAAGAGAGGGGGCCTCTGGGGGCTGGTCtgaggaaaggagaagaagaataaaatataaaggggagggggATGCGCTGCCCTAGGATCTGTGAAGCCacgacccgaattgttatattttttcattctctgttcatcgtaaatctaactcttctggagcccgtttctcacaaaactcaaaacaccaaagttgt
This window contains:
- the LOC131160186 gene encoding cytochrome c6, chloroplastic translates to MQLSSLTFAHPHRPYTLPTKGRVKLEGQKAVPQRQNLEAKFLKSLGPTVVAALLALSPICNTPVSLGQTTDVRRGAALFHRACIGCHDGGGNIIQPGATLFIDDLERNRVASEEEIYRVTYYGKGRMPGFGENCTPRGQCTFGPRLQEGEIKLLAQFVKLQADKGWPSNESYGD